Genomic segment of Mycobacterium botniense:
TCGTCGGCGAGTCGCTCCCATGGGGCCGGCACTGGAAAGTACCTTTCGAGGAACTCACCAACCGCCCGGGCACGCTCCTCAGCGCTCACTTCTGGGAAGCTGCCGTCGTTGAGGCAGAAGAAGTCGAACTTGCGCTTGTTGAGCAGTTTGGGCAGTTTCGCCAGCCCGGACCACAGCGTGGTGTCCACGTAAAGCACTTTCGCCGACTCATTTTGCACTGCGCGTCCGGTCATCAGCGCGTAATAGTGGTACAGCGAGTTTGTCACCGAGATATCCGTGCTGGACCGGAAGCGGCTGGCCTGGGTGCGGGCGAATTCCTCAGGAAATTCACGCTCCAGTTCGCTGAGCACGCTTTTACGCAGCGGGACAGCGGTGTGCTCGAGGTGACGGGTGATGATTTTCCCAAACCTCTGCCACAGTAGCTGCCGGTTCACCCGTGCCGCGTTCTCGTAGCCGCTGCGCTCGGCGTGGTTGGCGCCGAGCCCGATGCGCACACCGGCTTCGATGAACTTGGTGACTCCACCCGGGGAGAAGAACATCGTCGGCGACACCGGCCGGCCAAAAAACATGTCGTCGTTGGAGTACAGGAAATGTTCTGCGAGACCGGGAATGTGGTGCAGTTGCGTTTCCACTGCGTGGCTGTTGTACACCGGCAGCACCGACACGTCGGTGAAGTGCTCCTCGGCGCGCACAATCGTGACTTTGGGGTGCGGGGCAAGCCAGTGCGGGACCCGCGAGTCGGTGGCGATGAAAATCCGTCGCACCCATGGCGCGAAGGCGTGCACCGACCGCAGGGCGTATTTGAGTTCGTCGACATGACGGATGCGTGCATCGGAATCGTCACCCTCGCCGAGCGGGTAATTCGCCATCGCTGCCGCGCGGCGGGCACGGAACTCCGGGTCGTTGCCGTCCACCCAGGAGAACACCATGTCGATGTCGAAGGTGATGTCATCGGCATGCGGGGCGAACATCCCCGCGATCGTCGGCCACGTGCGGCCGTGCAGCTCGACGGTGGTGTACTCGATCTCGCTGAGCATTAAGGTTTTGCGGGTCAGCGAGTTTTCGATCGGGCAGATGGCCTGTTCTCCGTCGAACACCCAAAACTGCAGCTCCACTCCGGCAGACGCACCGTAACGCATACCCGAGCGGGGGCATTCGCGCCGCCGGAACACCCGCAGCAGCCTCGGGTCGGGGTCCACCGAGAGCAGCCCGTCACCCAGATACACCGAGCGGCGCCCGGTTCCGTCGAGGATCTTGGCGCGCAGCGGTGCCTCCAGGCACGCCGCCATCAAGACGTCGGCAACCCGGGCGCGCAAGGCGATGTCAACCACCAGCGCCGGGCGTCCTTCCGCACCGCGAATAAGCAAGAACGGGATACCAGCCCGATCCAGCTCTGCGCGGATAAACAGCAAATCTTGCGTCATCGCCTCATACGGAGTCAGGCGCACACCCTGGGTCGAGCTGACGACGGGCGCGTCGATCATGCTGGTCATGGGAACACCTGCCTTCCGTACTCGATGTCGGTCAAATCGCGCACACAGAGGGATCCCGCTGACGCGGTCGAGCGGCGGCATTGCCCTCACAGGTTGAGCTTCGGCACTGGTCGACGTATCCCCAGCAACACCTGGGAAAGCCACTTGGGATCACCCCTTAAGCCGGGGAGATCTGTCCTGATCTTGGGCGTCTCTCGACGTCGTCAGATCAGTGGCCTGTGTTCGTCCAGAAGCCTCGCCTAACGAGGTGCTCCCGCAAGGTAGCACCGATTCCACCGCTGGGCAACATGGTCGCGAACACGGCCGACACCGCCGCAGTTGTGCATGTGCGGTGTCTGCACAACTCGCCGTGGGCGGCGAGCTACCCGGACGACTTCGGGCGGCTCGCCTGAGAACCCTGCGCGGCGGGCAGCAGCGATTCCAGCGCGGGACCGGTGATCCGCCGAAACGCCCGCCGCGGGCGATTCTGGTCCAGGACGGCGACTTCCAGGGTGTCCACTCCCAGCGGCCGGGGCTCTGCGCCGTTGGCGTCGGTCCGCAAGGCGTTCACCGCGATGCCGACTGCGTCGGCGAGGCCGGCGTTCTCCGTGTAGGACTCTTTGAGTGCGTCGGCGATCGGCTCGGTCGTGCCGCCCATCACCACGAAATGCGGCTCGTCGTTGATCGACCCGTCGTAGGTGATCCGGTACAGCTCAGGCGGCTTGCTCTCGCCGTAGTGCGCGACCTCGGCCACGCACAACTCGACCTCGTAGGGTTTGGCCTGCTCGGTGAAGATGGTGCCCAGTGTCTGCGCGTAGACGTTGGCCAGCTGCCGGCCGGTGACGTCCCGGCGGTCGTAGGCGTAGCCGCGGGTGTCGGCGAACTGGATGCCACCGCGGCGCAGGTTGTCGAATTCGTTGAACTTGCCGGCAGCCGCGAAACCCACCCGGTCATAGAGCTCGCTGATCTTCTGCAGGGACCGCGACGGATTCTCGGCAACGAACAACACGCCGTCGGCATATGCCAGCACCACCACGCTGCGGGCCCGCGCGATGCCCTTGCGCGCGAGCTCGCCGCGTTCGCGCATCAACTGCTCGGGCGATATGAAATATGGGAAACTCACTTCTGACTCCGCGGAGCGTCCGCGTCCGGACCGAAAGTATCGGAGCGGGAACGGCTTTCGATGACCTCCTGAGCTAGCTCGGCGATGCGCTGCTCGGGCACCTCGACAGCGCCGTCGGCGTCGATGTTGACCGCTGTCGGGTAAATACCGCGCACCAGATCCGGGCCGCCAGTGGCGGAATCATCATCGGCCGCGTCGTAGAGGGCCTCGACCGCAACCCGCAACGCGGAATCGGTGTCGGTTACCCGAGCGTAAAGCTTCTTCATCGCCGACTTGGCGAAGACCGCGCCCGAGCCCACGGCCTGGTAGCCCTCTTCTTCGATGTTCCAGCCACCGGCAGCGTCGAAAGACACGATCCGGCCGGCTTTCTGCCGGTCGGGGTCGTCGATGTCATAGGCGGCTAACAGCGGCAGCGCCACCAGCCCCTGCAGCGCGGCGCCCAAATTGCCGCGCACCATGTTCGCCAGTCGGTTGACCTTCCCGGCGAATGTCAGCGGTACGCCTTCGAGCTTCTCATAGTGCTCGAGTTCGACCGCGTACAAGCGGGCGAACTCCACGGCAACCGCGGCGGTGCCGGCCATACCGGTCGCGGTGTAATCGTCGGTGATATACACCTTTTTCACATCGCGCCCGGCGATCACGTTGCCCTGCGTGGAGCGCCGGTCGCCGGCGATGACCACCCCACCGGGGTATTTCAGCGCGACGATCGTGGTGCCGTGCGGCAATTGCCCGCCGGCGCCGGCCACCGCGCCGCCCGCGACCGTCGGCAGCAGTTCCGGCGCCTGTCGGCGCAGGAACTCGGCGAACGAGGACAGGTCGATGGGGCGAGAAGGGACTCCGGGAAGTGCTGAGTTAGTGGCCAGGCCATGAGTGAACGGCCAGGTCACTGTCCGCCCTTTTGGACGTATGCGCGCACGAAATCCTCAGCATTTTCCTCCAGAACGTCGTCGATCTCGTCGAGCAGATCGTCGGTGTCCTCGGTCAACTTCTCGCGACGCTCTTGACCTGCGGCGGCGGCGCTGGTGAAGTCGTCGTCATCGCCGCCGCCACCCCCACGCTTGGTCTGCTCCTGAGCCATCGCTGCCTCCTGCTTCGTCTTTGGCCACACATCGCACGCGGGCCGTTACTCCACCCTACCGGTCGATGCCGGTCTTGCCGGGGTAACGACGCTTAGGTGGTCAGTTGTTCCACCAGTTCCGCGGCGCTGTCCACCGAATCCAGCAATGCGCCGACATGGGCCTTGCTGCCGCGCAGCGGTTCCAGCGTCGGGATCCGCACCAGCGAGTCGCCGCCCAGGTCGAATATGACCGAGTCCCAGCTGGCTGCGGCGATATCGGCGCCGAACCGGCGCAAGCACTCGCCGCGGAAATATGCCCGGGTATCCGTCGGCGGGTTGTCCACCGCGTTGAGTACCTGCTGTTCGGTGACCAGTCGGCGCATCGAGCCGCGAGCCACCAGCCGGTTGTAGAGACCCTTGTCGAGCCGCACATCGGAATACTGCAGGTCGACCAGATGCAGTCGGGGCGCCGACCAGCTCAGATTTTCCCGGTGCCGAAAACCGTCGAGGAGGCGCAGTTTGGCCGGCCAATCGAGGATCTCCGCGCAGTCCATCGGATCACGCTCAAGTTTGTCGAGCACGTCCGCCCAGGTCGCCACGATGTCGGCGGCGCGCGGATCCGGGTCGCGCGAATCGACCAGTTTGGCCACCCGGTCCAGGTAGACCCGTTGCAGCGCAAGACCGGTCAGCTCCCGGCCATCGGTGAGCGCGACGGTGGCGCGCAGCGTGGGGTCACGGCTGATGGTGTGCACGGCGTGCACCGGGCGGGCCAGCGTCAGATCGGTGAGGTCGACGCCTTCCTCGATCAGGTCGAGCACCAGCGCGGTGGTGCCAAGCTTCAGGTAGGTGGACGTCTCCGCGAGATTGGCGTCGCCGATGATGACGTGCAGCCGGCGGTAGCGGTCGGCGTCGGCGTGCGGCTCGTCCCGGGTGTTGATAATGCCGCGTTTGAGCGTGGTCTCCAGCCCGACCTCGACTTCGATGTAGTCGGCGCGTTGGGACAGCTGGAAGCCGGGTTCGTCACCGGCGGGTCCGATGCCGACCCGGCCTTGACCGGTGATGACCTGGCGGGACACCAGAAACGGTGTCAGGCCGACAATGATCGCCGAGAACGGCGTCTGGCGGCTCATCAGATAGTTTTCGTGTGCGCCGTAGGAAGCGCCTTTACCGTCGACGTTGTTCTTGTACAGCTGCAGTTTCACCGCGCCGGGAACGCTGGCGACGTGCCGGGCGGCGGCCTCCATCACCCGCTCACCGGCCTTGTCCCAGATCACCGCGTCGAGCGGGTCGGTGGTCTCGGGCGCGGAGTACTCCGGGTGGGCATGGTCGACGTAGAGCCGCGCACCGTTGGTCAGGATCATGTTGGCCGCCCCCACCTCGTCGGCGTCCACCACCGGTGGCGGCCCTGCCGAGCGGCTCAGGTCGAACCCGCGGGCATCCCGCAGCGGCGATTCCACCTCGTAGTCCCAGCGGGTGCGCTTGGCCCGCTGGATACCCGCCGCGGCGGCATAGGCCAGCACCGCCTGCGTCGACGTCAGGATCGGGTTCGCGGTCGGGTCCGACGGCGAGGAAATGCCGTACTCGACCTCAGTCCCGATGATCCGCTGCATGGCTCAAGCCTAGGCGAGACCGCAGGTAAAACAGCGGGCGCGGGTCGCTGTGCGAGGGTGCGCAGTTGTGCACGGTTGTCGGCGTGTCGGTGCACAAACACGCACGCTCGCCGGGAGCGGGGACTACAGGTACTGGCCCAGGCTCGACTCGGTGTCGATGGCCCGCGACGCGCTCGAGCTCTTGCCGGTGACCAGGGTGCGGATGTAGACGATCCGCTCCCCCTTCTTGCCCGAGATCCGTGCCCAGTCATCGGGATTGGTGGTGTTGGGCAGATCCTCGTTCTCGGCGAATTCGTCGACGATCGAATCCAGCAGATGCTGGATCCGCAACCCCGGCTGGCCGGTTTCCAGCACCGATTTGATGGCGTTCTTCTTGGCCCGGTCCACGACGTTTTGAATCATCGCCCCGGAGTTGAAGTCCTTGAAATACATCACCTCTTTGTCGCCGTTGGCGTAGGTGACCTCAAGGAACCGGTTCTCGTCGATCTCGGCGTACATCCGGTCGACGACCTTCTCGATCATCGCCTTGATGCACGCGGCGCGGTCGCCGTCGAACTCGGCGAGATCGTCGGCGTGCACCGGCAAGTCCTCGGTGAGGTACTTGGAGAAGATGTCCATCGCCGCCTCGGCGTCCGGGCGCTCGATCTTGATCTTGACGTCGAGACGGCCGGGCCGCAGGATCGCCGGGTCGATCATGTCTTCGCGGTTGGAGGCGCCGATCACGATGACGTTCTCCAGGCCCTCCACGCCGTCGATCTCGCTCAGCAGCTGGGGCACCACCGTGGTCTCCACATCCGAGGACACCCCGGTGCCGCGGGTGCGGAAGATCGAGTCCATCTCGTCGAAGAACACGATCACCGGCGTACCCTCAGACGCCTTCTCGCGGGCCCGCTGGAAGATCAGCCGGATGTGACGTTCGGTCTCACCGACGAACTTGTTCAGCAGCTCGGGGCCCTTGATGTTGAGGAAGTACGACTTGGCCTCCTTGGCGTCGTCGCCGCGGACCTCGGCCATCTTCTTGGCCAGCGAGTTGGCCACCGCCTTGGCGATGAGTGTCTTGCCGCAACCGGGTGGACCGTAAAGCAGCACCCCTTTGGGCGGGCGCAGCGCGTACTCCTTATAGAGCTCCTTGTGCAGAAACGGCAGCTCCACCGCATCGCGGATCTGCTCGATCTGCCGAGATAGCCCGCCGATGTCGTCGTAGCTGACGTCGGGCACCTCCTCGAGCACGAGGTCTTCGACCTCGGCCTTGGGGATGCGCTCGAAGGCATACCCGGCCTTGGTATCGACCAGCAGCGAATCCCCGGGACGCAGCTTGCGGGGCTTGGTGTCGTCTTTGAGGTTGTCAGAAGGCCCGTCGGGCAGGTCGGGTGCGACCAGCGGTTCGGCCAGCCACACGATCCGTTCCTCATCGGCGTGGCCGACGACCAGCGCGCGGTGACCGTCGGCCAGAACCTCCCGCAAGGTCGAAATCTCGCCGACCGATTCGAAAGTGCCGGCCTCGACAACGGTCAGCGCCTCGTTGAGCCGAACGGTTTGTCCCTTCTTGAGGGATTTGACGTCGATGTTGGGTGAGCATGACAGGCGCATTTTGCGCCCGGAGGTGAACACGTCGACGGTTTCGTCGTCGTGGGTGGACAGCAATACGCCATAACCGCTGGGCGGCTGCCCCAGCCGGTCAACCTCCTCGCGCAGCGCCAGCAGCTGTTGGCGGGCTTCCTTAAGCGTTTCCATCAGTTTGGAATTGCGCGCGGCCAGCGAGTCGATGCGGGCCTCAAGCTGGTGCACATCACGGGCACTGCGCACCGCATTCTGGCCCACCGCATTCTCCAGCTGCTCGCGCAGCATCGCTGCTTCGCGCCGCAACGCTTCCAGCTCGGCGGCATCATCGCTGGGCATAGGGCCTCCGAACACTTCCGAACGTTCTGCCTCACCCATGTTGAGCTCCTTTCGCCGCCAAGGTTGCGCGGCGGATACATCAACGCTACCGGCGATTCCGGATGAATGTGGGCTTCGCGCGCGGACGAATAATTCGACACCGCGGTGCCACTGGTAACCTCTGGGTTGAGTCGGGCCCATCGAAAGGATAGCCGTGACCGTGAAATCCCTCGCCACGGGCGTGGCAGCGGCTGCCGCGGTCGGCGCAGCAGCCGCCGGCGTGACTTCCGGTGCACCCGTCACCGCGGCCGCACCCCAGATCGAACCGGTTGTTTTCACCACACCGCTGCCGCTGGACCCGGCAGCTGATTTGCCCACCCCCGAGCAATTGGCGAATGTGCTCTACGGTCTCGCGAACCCGAGCGTCTCGTTCGCCAGCAAGGGCTACTTGGTGGAAGGTGGCATCGGCCCGGTCGAAGCCCGGATAGCGGATCGGCAGATGCAGAAAGCCGCGCAGCGGGGCGATCTGCCGCTGTCATTCGCTGTCGCCAACATTGCCCCTGCCGGCCCGGGTGCGGCAACCGCCGCCGTCACCGCCTCCGGTCCGAACCTCGCGCCGACGACACAGACCGTGACGTTCGTCAACCAGGGCGGCTGGAAGCTGTCGCGCGCCTCGGCGATGTCGGTGCTGCAGGCCGTGCAAGCCTCGGGCTGATCATCCTGGATGCACCGGCACGTCACGTTTGTCGTGGGCGCCGCCACCCTCGTGGCGGCGCTCGGGCTTTCCGGGTGTTCACATCGGCAATCGAGCAGTACGGCGCCGGCTGTCGGGCCGGCGGTCACCATCACCTCGACGGCGACCGCGGTTCGGCAGACCGCCCCGGTGCCTCCGCCCGATGCGCTCGCGGACGTGTTGTACCGGCTCGCGGATCGAGCGGTCCCCGGCACCGAAAAACTGAGCCTCGTCGAAGGCGCCACCGTCGACAACGCCCCCGCGCTGGACAAGTTCGCGGTGGCCCTGGTTGACGGCGGCTACTCACCGGCGATCTTCGACGTGACGAACGTCGCGTGGTCGGACCGCGATCCGACCGAGGTCGTGGCCAACGTCAACGTCACCACACCCAACCGTGACGTTCCCGGGTTTTCGTTCCCGATGGAATTCAAGCCCTATCGGGGCGGCTGGCAATTGTCCCAACAGACTGCCGGTATGCTGCTGGCGTTCGGCAGCCCGCAGGCCGTCCCGGGTCCGCCGCCGAGTCCGACCCCGTGACGATGTGGATCGGCTGGCTCGAATTCGACCTGCTGCTCGGGGACGTACGCTCACTGAAACAAAAGCGCTCCGTCATCCGGCCCGTCGTTGCCGAGCTGCAGCGCAAGTACAGTGTGTCAGCCGCCGAGACGGGCAGCCATGAGTTGCGCCGCCGCGCCGGCATCGGGGTAGCCATGGTCTCCAGCGACCGCCGCCACGCGGTCGAGGTGCTCGACGCCGCCGAACGCTTGGTGGCCGCCCACCCGGAACTGGAGCTGCTGTCCGTGCGCCGCGGGCTGCACCGCAGCGACGACTGACGTCGGGCTCGACATCCCATCCCCGTCATCGGGCCCTTGGCGCGCGGCCGCACTCAGCGGCTTTCTCCCAAATCGCGTCCGTCCTCCCGTTGGCGTTTGCGCCGCACCGGGGCCGGGGTGACCGCGCCTGGGGCGAGACGGCGCGCGGACACCAGGAACGCGGTGTGAGCTCGCATGGTGTGCTGTGGCCGAACGGCCAACCCAACGACGCTCCATTCCCGCTGCAACGTCTCCCACGCGCGCGGTTCGGTCCAGCAGCGCAGTTCCCGGAGCGCCTCCACGGTTCGCGATAACTGGGTGACAGTAGCCAGATAGATCATCAGCACACCACCGGCGACCACGACGTGTGAAATCGCGTCGAGCACCTCCCACGGGGCCAGCATGTCCAGCACCACCCGGTCCACGGAGCCGGCGCCCAGCTCGCAAACACCGACGTCGGCGATGACCAGCTGCCAGTTCTGCGGCAGCTGACCGAAAAATGTCTGCACATTACGCCGGGCGTGCTCGGCATGATCAGCGCGGCGTTCGTAGGAGATCACCCGGCCCTGCGGTCCAACCGCGCGCAGCAGCGAACACGTCAGCGCACCCGACCCGGCACCGGCCTCCAGCACCCGCGCGCCCGGGAAGATGTCGCCTTCATGCACGATCTGGGCCGCGTCCTTGGGGTAGATCACCTGGGCTGCGCGGGGCATTGACATCACAAAGTCGACAAGCAGGGGGCGCAGCACCAAAAACGGGTCGCCATGGCTGGATTGCACGACGCTGCCTTCGGGCAGCCCGATAACCGCGTCGTGGGCAATCGCACCGCGATGGGTATGAAACTCCTTGCCCGGACTGAGCACCATGGTGTAGCGCCGGCCCTTGGCGTCGGTGAGCTGGACGCGGTCACCTACGGTGAACGGGCCGGTTGCGGACACGTTGTCTAGCCTGCCAGCCGACGCGCCGTCCACGGTGCGCAGGGTTGTCGGCGCCCGGCTCTAGGCTGCGTCTATGAGCGGCCGACGGCACACACTCCTCTCACGGCCGGCGCTGTCGCCGTCGCGGGCAGCCGACTTCAAGCAATGCCCGCTGCTGTACCGGTTGCGGGCGGTCGACCGGCTGCCCGAGCCGCTGTCGACCGCGCAATTGCGGGGCTCGGTGGTTCATGTGGTGCTTGAGCAGCTCTACGGTTTACCCGCGGCGCGGCGCGGCCCGGACACCGCCAGGGCACTGGTGGAGCCCGCCTGGAATCAGTTGATCGCCGCCGAGCCGGCTTTGGCCGCTGAGCTCGACCCCACCGAGCACACCCGACTGCTCGAGGACGCTCGTACGTTGGTGTCAGGCTACTACCGGCTGGAGGACCCGACCCGCTTCACTCCACAAAGCCGCGAACAGCGCGTCGAGGTCGAGCTCGCCGACGGCACACTGCTGCGCGGTTTCATCGACCGGGTTGACATCGCAGCCACCGGCGAGGTTCGCGTCGTGGACTACAAGACCGGCAAGGCGCCACCGGAAGCGCAGGCCCTGGCCGAGTTCAAGGCGCTGTTTCAGATGAAGTTCTACGCGGTGGCGCTGCTGCGTGCACAGGGTGTCGCGCCAGCACGGCTGCGGCTCATTTATTTGGCCGACGGGCAGCTGCTGGACTATTCCCCCGACGTTGATGAACTGCTGCGCTTCGAAAAGACCTTGATGGCGATCTGGCAGGCGATCCAAACAGCTGCCGTCACAGGCGATTTCCGTCCAAGACCCTCACGGTTGTGTGACTGGTGCCCCCATCAGGCCCGCTGCCCGGCTTTTGGTGGCACACCGCCGCCTTATCCCGGTTGGCCGGCAAGCGGCCCGCCGGAGGTGGCGACAGCCGCGCTGTCCCGGCGAACCGAGCCGGCGGCGTGACGGATTTTCGCTGTCAGCACATGTGACTTCTGCGGTATCGGCAAGACTGGCCACTCGATCTTCTGTCACACCACAGCTGTCATCGCCGCTACCGCGAATCCGCCGAGCACCGCGATCGCATCCTCCAGCAGAGCGATCGGCAGATCCTGCCCGTCACGGGCGGCGACCAACCGGGCGCGCACGTGATAGCCGCCCATGGTTCCACACACGGCGCCGAGGACGCCGGCCCCCAACCCGCTCCACGGGTAACCCCACGCGGTGCCAATCACTGCGCCCGCGAACCCCCCGGCGATGATCCGGCCCGCGAATGACACCGCGGTGGTGCGGCTCGGTGTGCTGGGATGCTTGTCGGTGACCAGCTCGGCAACTGCGAGAACGCTGAAGACGGCCACCGTCACCGGGTGGCCCGCCCACGACACCCATGTGCCGTCCAGATTGATCCATCGCAACAGGGCGGCCCACCCGGCCGCCGCAGGCGCTGTCAGGGCACGCAACCCGGCAACGACACCGATCGACAGAGCCAGCAACAGCACAAGGGAATGCGTCACGACCACTCTCCTGCGGGCATGACAGCGTCCCATGGGCCAGGTAACGACCCGCCGAGCCGGCCAGTCATCAGCCGCGACGCTAACACAGCAATGACGTCGCCGGTCAGAACCGGCAAAACCTGATGTCGGAAGCCAGGATCGCTTTGGCCCCGATGGCCGCTAACCGGTCCATGATCGCGTTGACGTCGCGGCGCGGAACCAGTGCGCGCACCGCGACCCAGTCCGGGTCGGCAAGCGGAGCGATCGTCGGCGACTCCAGGCCGGGGGTGATCGAGGTGGCCGTGTCGACTACCGAACGCGGGCAGTCGTAATCCAGCATCAGGTACTGCTGGCCGAAGACCACACCTTGTACCCGTGCCACCAACTGGTTACGGGCGGCGACATGGTTCGAGTCGGCGCGATCCGGGCAGACCCGCTCGATGAGCACCGCCTCGGAGTCACACAGCGGTTCGCCGAACGCCACGAGATCATGCAAACTCAGGGTGCGGCCGGACCCAACGACATCGGCGATAGCGTCGGCCACCCCAAGCTGCACCGATATCTCTACAGCACCGTCAAGGGGGATGACATGAGCTTCGATTCCCTTGGCGGCCAAGTCTTTTCGTACCAGGTTCGGGTATGCGGTGGCGATGCGCTTCCCGGCCAGGTCGGCTGTTGTCCACTCGCGCCCGGCCGGCGCGGCGTAACGGAAACTAGACATCCCGAAACCCAGCGCCAAGCGTTCCCGCACCGGCGCATCAGATTCGCTCACCAGATCCCGTCCGGTGATCCCGAAGTCTAATTCGCCAGATCCGACATAGATCGCAATGTCTTTGGGCCGCAGGAAGAAGAACTCGACGCTGTTGACGGGGTCGATGACGGTCAGGTCTTTGGGGTCGGTGCGGCGACGGTAGCCGGCCTCCGCGAGGATCTCGACAGCGGGCTCGCTCAGCGCCCCCTTGTTGGGAACGGCGACACGCAGCATCGGTGCTTGATCGCCGGAACGGAAATCCGCCATCACAGCTTCCGATACACGTCATCGAGCGTCAGTCCGCGGGAGATCATCAGAACCTGCGTCCAGTACAGCAACTGGCTGATCTCCTGGGCGAGCGCCTCGTCAGGTTCGTGCTCTGCCGCGAGCCACACCTCTCCGGCTTCCTCCAGGATCTTCTTGCCCACCGCATGTATCCCGCCGTCCAACGCGGCCACCGTGGCGCTGCCGGCGGGCCGGCAGCGGGCACGTTCCTCGAGTTCGGCGAACAGATCCTCGAAAGTCTTCACGGGCAGCGATTGTTTCACGTGCCGGCCAGCAAAGTCACGGAGGTTTTACCTGGCCGCCGGTTTCCGTGTGCGCGGAAGTTCGGCGCGCATGTCTTCCAGGGCTACACCCTTGGTCTCCGGCACCCACTTCCAGACAAACAGGAACGACAACATCGCACACACCGTATAAAAACCGTAAGCCAAGCCGAGCACATGGCGCAGCGCCGGGAAGCTGACCGTGATCATCCCGTTGGCCGTCCACTGGGTGGCCGCTGCCAAGCTCAGCGCAGCCGCCCGGATCCGGTTGGGAAACATCTCGCCGAGCAGCACCCACAGGATCGGTCCCCACGAAAAGCCGAACGCGATGACGAAGACAGTGGCTGCGATCAGCGCGGCCGGGCCGGAGACATCACCGAGGTGCGCCTGGCCGTCGATGACCGGAGCGCTGACGAAAACAAATGTCAGCGTCGCCAACATTGCCGCCATGCCGGCTGATCCGGTCAGCAGCAAGGGTTTACGGCCGGTCTTGTCGATCAGGGCAAGCGCGGCCACGGTGGTCAGGACGTTGACGGCCGCGGTGAGCACTGCGATCGCGAACGACGAACTGTCGCCGAATCCGACCGCCTGCCACAGCGGTTTCGAGTAGAAAAAGATCACCGTGATACCCACGAATTGCTGAAAGACTGCCATCCCCACCCCTACCCACACGATCCCGTACAGCCCGCCGGTAGGCCTGCGCAGGTCACGCCACGACGGCCGTGCCTCGTGTCGGAGTGTCTCGGAGATCCGTTTCACGGTGAAATCTGCCTTGCGCTCGCCGAACAGCATGGCGCTCACCCGTCGTGCCTCTGGAATCCGTTGTGCTGCAACAAGATAGCGTGGAGACTCGGGGATGGTGCAGGCCAGTGCGCCGTACAGGACCGCGGGAACGGCTTCCCCGAAGAACATCCAGCGCCACGCGGGCAACCCACCCCAGAACTGGGCACGCGGGCCGCCCGCGAGATCGGTCAGCAGCCAGTTGACGACCAGAGACACGAAGATGCCCGACACGATGGCGAGTTGTTGCAGGGAGCTGAGCCGTCCCCGGATATTCGGCGGCGATATCTCCGCGATATATGCGGAGGCGACCACAGAGATCAGCCCGATGCCGAGGCCGCCGACGATGCGCATGAGGACGACCAGCCAGATCGTGGCCGCCAGCCCACTACCCAGCCCACAGACGGCGAAAAGCATTGCCGCCAGCCTCAGTGTCGGCAGACGGCCGATGCGGTCGGCGGTCCTGCCGGCGGTGGCCGCGCCCGCCGCAGCACCCAGGAGGGTGGCGGCCGCTGTGATACCCAGCACCGCGTTGGCGATCCCGAATGCGGTGTGCAGCGCCGCAGCCACGCTGTTGATCAGTGAGATGTCATAGCCGAACAACAGCCCGCCGAGCCCGGCCACCGAGGCCGCCCGAACGGCGGTGCGAGCCTGGCAAGTCCCGCTGAGACGTCGATAGCGCATCGAGGGCATTGTCACC
This window contains:
- a CDS encoding RecB family exonuclease — its product is MSGRRHTLLSRPALSPSRAADFKQCPLLYRLRAVDRLPEPLSTAQLRGSVVHVVLEQLYGLPAARRGPDTARALVEPAWNQLIAAEPALAAELDPTEHTRLLEDARTLVSGYYRLEDPTRFTPQSREQRVEVELADGTLLRGFIDRVDIAATGEVRVVDYKTGKAPPEAQALAEFKALFQMKFYAVALLRAQGVAPARLRLIYLADGQLLDYSPDVDELLRFEKTLMAIWQAIQTAAVTGDFRPRPSRLCDWCPHQARCPAFGGTPPPYPGWPASGPPEVATAALSRRTEPAA
- the arc gene encoding proteasome ATPase, coding for MGEAERSEVFGGPMPSDDAAELEALRREAAMLREQLENAVGQNAVRSARDVHQLEARIDSLAARNSKLMETLKEARQQLLALREEVDRLGQPPSGYGVLLSTHDDETVDVFTSGRKMRLSCSPNIDVKSLKKGQTVRLNEALTVVEAGTFESVGEISTLREVLADGHRALVVGHADEERIVWLAEPLVAPDLPDGPSDNLKDDTKPRKLRPGDSLLVDTKAGYAFERIPKAEVEDLVLEEVPDVSYDDIGGLSRQIEQIRDAVELPFLHKELYKEYALRPPKGVLLYGPPGCGKTLIAKAVANSLAKKMAEVRGDDAKEAKSYFLNIKGPELLNKFVGETERHIRLIFQRAREKASEGTPVIVFFDEMDSIFRTRGTGVSSDVETTVVPQLLSEIDGVEGLENVIVIGASNREDMIDPAILRPGRLDVKIKIERPDAEAAMDIFSKYLTEDLPVHADDLAEFDGDRAACIKAMIEKVVDRMYAEIDENRFLEVTYANGDKEVMYFKDFNSGAMIQNVVDRAKKNAIKSVLETGQPGLRIQHLLDSIVDEFAENEDLPNTTNPDDWARISGKKGERIVYIRTLVTGKSSSASRAIDTESSLGQYL
- a CDS encoding phosphoribosyl-ATP diphosphatase, with the protein product MKQSLPVKTFEDLFAELEERARCRPAGSATVAALDGGIHAVGKKILEEAGEVWLAAEHEPDEALAQEISQLLYWTQVLMISRGLTLDDVYRKL
- a CDS encoding DUF4126 family protein; the protein is MTHSLVLLLALSIGVVAGLRALTAPAAAGWAALLRWINLDGTWVSWAGHPVTVAVFSVLAVAELVTDKHPSTPSRTTAVSFAGRIIAGGFAGAVIGTAWGYPWSGLGAGVLGAVCGTMGGYHVRARLVAARDGQDLPIALLEDAIAVLGGFAVAAMTAVV
- the hisG gene encoding ATP phosphoribosyltransferase, whose protein sequence is MLRVAVPNKGALSEPAVEILAEAGYRRRTDPKDLTVIDPVNSVEFFFLRPKDIAIYVGSGELDFGITGRDLVSESDAPVRERLALGFGMSSFRYAAPAGREWTTADLAGKRIATAYPNLVRKDLAAKGIEAHVIPLDGAVEISVQLGVADAIADVVGSGRTLSLHDLVAFGEPLCDSEAVLIERVCPDRADSNHVAARNQLVARVQGVVFGQQYLMLDYDCPRSVVDTATSITPGLESPTIAPLADPDWVAVRALVPRRDVNAIMDRLAAIGAKAILASDIRFCRF
- a CDS encoding DUF503 domain-containing protein yields the protein MWIGWLEFDLLLGDVRSLKQKRSVIRPVVAELQRKYSVSAAETGSHELRRRAGIGVAMVSSDRRHAVEVLDAAERLVAAHPELELLSVRRGLHRSDD
- a CDS encoding tRNA (adenine-N1)-methyltransferase; its protein translation is MSATGPFTVGDRVQLTDAKGRRYTMVLSPGKEFHTHRGAIAHDAVIGLPEGSVVQSSHGDPFLVLRPLLVDFVMSMPRAAQVIYPKDAAQIVHEGDIFPGARVLEAGAGSGALTCSLLRAVGPQGRVISYERRADHAEHARRNVQTFFGQLPQNWQLVIADVGVCELGAGSVDRVVLDMLAPWEVLDAISHVVVAGGVLMIYLATVTQLSRTVEALRELRCWTEPRAWETLQREWSVVGLAVRPQHTMRAHTAFLVSARRLAPGAVTPAPVRRKRQREDGRDLGESR